One region of Labrus mixtus chromosome 1, fLabMix1.1, whole genome shotgun sequence genomic DNA includes:
- the LOC132979377 gene encoding zinc finger protein OZF-like, giving the protein MKTNKKLSSARSSSEIYGHDDAKMEVSTESSKRKEPFSPAKNPPATKKKDTGSEEDVQQLLVSKEELPPEQQEWSHILDQEDTKPQHIKEEHEELWISQEEEQLQGLEEADTTKFPFTPVSVKSEDDEEKPQSSQLHQRQTEQMETGVDGEDCGGAEPLRDSDPERRLQPETEVEIEDSYEPETDDSDDWQETREDLSELNLKNKKLKTGKRPHRCSECGKIFNRKGSLTSHMMIHTGEKPFSCSECSKRFNHKSSLTYHMANHREKPFSCSVCSKRFTKRVNLTTHILGHTGEKPFSCSHCGKRFSSKRILTKHMMIHTGEKCYSCCECEKSFSQKQHLTRHILVHTGEKPFSCSICSKRFNRKDLLTSHMLDHTGEKLFSCSVCSKSFNHRVSLTRHMLVHTGEKPFSCSFCSKDFTQRGNLNKHMMIHTGEKPFSCSECGKRFSSKGHLTRHMMIHTGEKC; this is encoded by the exons ATGAAGACGAACAAGAAGCTCTCTTCAGCCCGCAGTAGCTCGGAGATTTACGGTCATGATGATGCTAAGATGGAGGTCTCTACCGAGAGCTCCAAAAGAAAAGAGCCTTTCTCTCCAGCGAAGAACCCACCAGCAActaaaaagaaggacactggGTCAGAGGAAG atgtccagcagctgttggtgagtaaagaagagcttccacctgagcagcaggagtggagccacattctggaccaggaggacactaagccccaacacattaaagaagaacatgaggaactgtggatcagtcaggaggaagaacagcttcaaggactggaggaggctgataccaccaaattccccttcactcctgtctctgtgaagagtgaagatgatgaagagaaacctcagtcctcacagcttcatcagagacaaactgaacagatggaaacaggagttgatggagaggactgtggaggagcagaaccattgagagactcagatccagagagacgtttacaaccagagactgaggtcGAGATAGAAGACTCTTATGAAcctgagactgatgacagtgatgattggcaagagacaagagaagatctgtcagaattaaacctgaaaaataagaaactaaagaCTGGTAAGAGACCACACAGGTGCTCGGAGTGCGGCAAAATATTTAACCGAAAAGGATCTCTGACCAGTCACATGATGATTCATactggagagaaacccttcagttgCTCTGAAtgcagtaaaagatttaaccatAAGTCTAGTCTGACATATCACATGGCAAATCATAGAGAAAAACCCTTCagttgctctgtttgcagtaaaaggtTTACCAAAAGAGTAAATCTGACAACACACATTTTAggtcatacaggagagaaacccttcagttgCTCTCACTGTGGTAAAAGGTTTAGTTCCAAGAGAATTCTGACcaaacacatgatgattcacactggagagaaatgCTACAGCTGCTGTGAGTGTGAGAAAAGCTTTAGCCAAAAACAGCATCTGACCAGACACAtcttagttcatacaggagagaaacccttcagctgctctatttgcagtaaaagatttaaccgaAAAGATCTTCTGACCAGTCACATGTTAgatcatacaggagagaaactcttcagctgctctgtttgcagtaaaagttttaaCCATAGAGTAAGcctgaccagacacatgttagttcacacaggagagaaacccttcagctgctcgtTTTGCAGTAAAGATTTTACCCAAAGAGGAAATCTGAAcaaacacatgatgattcacacaggagagaaacctttcagctgctctgaatgTGGTAAAAGGTTCAGTTCTAAGGGAcatctgaccagacacatgatgattcacacaggagagaaatgcTAA
- the LOC132979469 gene encoding gastrula zinc finger protein XlCGF71.1-like: METGVDGEDCGGAEPERDSDPERRSQPETEVETEDSYEPETDDSDDWQETREDLSELNLKNKKLKTGKRQHSCSECGKRFNRKGTLTRHMLVHTGEKPFSCSVCSKSFTQRGNLTKHMMIHTAENPFSCSVCSKSFNNRVHLTTHMFVHTGEKPFSCSVCSKSFTQRGSLTTHTLVHTGEKPFSCSVCSKSFTRREHLTTHMLVHTGEKAFSCSVCSKSFKHRQSLTYHMLIHTGEKPLSCFECDKRFSSKGHLTRHMMIHTGEKC; this comes from the coding sequence atggaaacaggagttgatggagaggactgtggaggagcagaaccagagagagactcagatccagagagacgttcacaaccagagactgaggtcgagactgaagactcttatgaacctgagactgatgacagtgatgattggcaagagacaagagaagatctgtcagaattaaacttgaaaaataagaaactaaagaCTGGTAAGAGACAACACAGCTGCTCagagtgtggtaaaagatttaaccgaAAAGGGactctgaccagacacatgttggttcatacaggagagaaaccctttagctgctctgtttgcagtaaaagctttacccaaagAGGAAATCTAACcaaacacatgatgattcaTACAGCAGAGAATCCCTTCAGCTGCTCcgtttgcagtaaaagttttaaCAATAGAGTACATCTGACAACACACATGTttgttcatacaggagagaaacccttcagctgctctgtttgcagtaaaagctttacccaaagaggaagtctgaccacacacacgTTAGTTCATAcgggagagaaacccttcagctgctctgtttgcagtaaaagctttacccgaaGAGaacatctgaccacacacatgttagttcatacaggagagaaagctttcagctgctctgtttgcagtaaaagttttaaaCATAGACAAAGTCTGACGTATCACATGTtaattcatacaggagagaaacccttgaGTTGCTTTGAGTGTGATAAAAGGTTTAGTTCTAAGGGAcatctgaccagacacatgatgattcacacaggagagaaatgcTAA
- the LOC132979350 gene encoding gastrula zinc finger protein XlCGF57.1-like, whose product MKTNKKLSSARSSSEIYGHDDAKMEVSTESSKRKEPFSPAKNPPATKKKDTGSEEDVQQLLVSKEELPPEQQEWSHILDQEDTKPQHIKEEHEELWISQEEEQLQELEEADTAKFPFTPVSVKSEDDEEKPQFSQLHQRQNEQMETGVDGEDCGGAEPERDSDPERRLQPETEDSYETETDDSDDWKETREDLSEINLKNKKLKNGKRPHSCSECGKSFTHRQSLTRHMLVHTGEKAFRCSVCCKTFTQRGSLTTHMLVHTGEKAFSCSVCSKSFTLRQHLTTHTLVHTGEKPFSCSVCSKSFTRRGSLTTHMLVHTGEKPFSCSVCSKSFNHRGSLTKHMVIHTGEKPFSCSICSKSFTHRGILTKHMVIHTGEKPFSCSVCSKSFTRRVHLTRHMLVHTGEKAFSCSVCSKSFTLRQHLTYHMLIHTGEKPFSCSVCSKSFTLRQHLTYHMLIHTGEKPFSCSECGKRFNSKGNLTKHMMIHTGEKC is encoded by the exons ATGAAGACGAACAAGAAGCTCTCTTCAGCCCGCAGTAGCTCGGAGATTTACGGTCATGATGATGCTAAGATGGAGGTCTCTACCGAGAGCTCCAAAAGAAAAGAGCCTTTCTCTCCAGCGAAGAACCCACCAGCAActaaaaagaaggacactggGTCAGAGGAAG atgtccagcagctgttggtgagtaaagaagagcttccacctgagcagcaggagtggagccacattctggaccaggaggacactaagccccaacacattaaagaagaacatgaggaactgtggatcagtcaggaggaagaacagcttcaagaACTGGAGGAGGCGGATACCGccaagttccccttcactcctgtctctgtgaagagtgaagatgatgaagagaaacctcagttctcacagcttcatcagagacaaaatgaacagatggaaacaggagttgatggagaggactgtggaggagcagaaccagagagagactcagatccagagagacgtttacaaccagagactgaagACTCTTATGAAACtgagactgatgacagtgatgattggaaagagacaagagaagatctgtcagaaataaacttgaaaaataagaaactaaagaATGGTAAGAGACCACACAGCTGCTCGGAGTGCGgtaaaagctttacccataGACAAagtctgaccagacacatgttagttcatacaggagagaaagcttTCAGATGCTCTGTTTGCTGTAAAACCTTTACCCAAAGAGgaagtctgaccacacacatgttagttcatacaggagagaaagccttcagctgctctgtttgcagtaaaagctttaccctaagacaacatctgaccacacacacgttagttcatacaggagagaaacccttcagctgctctgtttgcagtaaaagctttacccgaaGAGgaagtctgaccacacacatgttagttcatacaggagagaaacccttcagctgttctgtttgcagtaaaagttttaaCCATAGAGGAAGTCTAACCAAACACATGGTgattcacactggagagaaacccttcagttgctctatttgcagtaaaagttttaccCATAGAGGAATTTTAACCAAACACATGGTgattcacactggagagaaacccttcagctgctctgtttgcagtaaaagctttacccgaaGAGTAcatctgaccagacacatgttagttcatacaggagagaaagctttcagctgctctgtttgcagtaaaagctttaccctaAGACAACATCTGACGTATCACATGTtaattcatacaggagagaaacccttcagctgctctgtttgcagtaaaagctttaccctaAGACAACATCTGACGTATCACATGTtaattcatacaggagagaaacccttcagctgctctgagtgtggtaaaaggtttAATTCTAAGGGAAATCTGACcaaacacatgatgattcacacaggagagaaatgcTAA